Proteins found in one Quercus robur chromosome 2, dhQueRobu3.1, whole genome shotgun sequence genomic segment:
- the LOC126715226 gene encoding ras-related protein Rab7-like codes for MASRRRMLLKVIILGDSGVGKTSLMNQYVNRKFSNQYKATIGADFLTKEVQFEDRQFTLQIWDTAGQERFQSLGVAFYRGADCCVLVYDVNVMKSFDNLNNWREEFLIQASPSDPENFPFVVLGNKIDVDSGNSRVVSEKKAKAWCASKGNIPYFETSAKEGFNVEAAFQCIAKNALKNEPEEEIYLPDTIDVVGRQQQRSSGCEC; via the exons GGTTGGGAAGACATCTCTGATGAATCA ATATGTGAATCGTAAGTTCAGTAATCAGTACAAAGCAACCATTGGAGCTGATTTCTTGACAAAAGAAGTGCAGTTTGAGGATAGACAATTTACATTGCAG ATATGGGATACAGCTGGGCAGGAAAGGTTTCAAAGTCTTGGTGTGGCATTCTACCGTGGAGCGGACTGTTGTGTTCTAGTCTATGACGTGAATGTCATGAAATCATTTGATAACCTCAACAACTGGAGGGAGGAGTTTCTGATTCAG GCCAGCCCTTCTGATCCAGAAAACTTCCCATTTGTTGTATTGGGGAACAAGATAGATGTTGACAGTGGCAATAGTCGGGTG GTATCTGAGAAGAAGGCAAAGGCATGGTGTGCTTCCAAGGGAAATATTCCTTACTTTGAAACTTCTGCAAAAGAAGGTTTCAATGTAGAAGCTGCCTTCCAGTGTATAGCCAAAAATGCTCTTAAGAATGAACCTGAAGAAGAAAT TTACCTCCCTGACACCATTGATGTGGTGGGTCGACAACAACAAAGATCTTCGGGTTGTGAATGTTAG
- the LOC126715227 gene encoding putative FBD-associated F-box protein At3g50710 has product MRIWDFMGPLYNVISMELYINTAESLCHASNHDDDVPMFHNLSSLKIYGELWFKYAWHAVRLLLFRAPMLQTLTFELVDLYGSRCSDLDNCSKNSPDVPQCLSSHLTTCHYIGFSELEDEMELVRQILKDAKVLRTMKITAEGRPDSKTKRRIHKELVKFPKSSQICQIALD; this is encoded by the exons ATGAGGATATGGGACTTCATGGGACCACTATATAATGTTATATCCATGGAATTGTACATAAATACCGCGGAG AGCCTCTGCCATGCTTCTAATCATGATGATGATGTTCCCATGTTTCATAATTTGTCTTCCTTGAAGATTTATGGTGAGCTTTGGTTTAAGTATGCGTGGCATGCAGTACGACTATTGCTTTTTCGGGCTCCAATGCTACAAACACTTACCTTTGAATTGGTAGATTTGTATGGCTCTCGTTGTTCTGATCTTGACAATTGCTCGAAGAACTCACCGGATGTTCCTCAATGTTTGTCATCACACCTTACAACCTGTCATTATATAGGATTTTCAGAGCTTGAAGATGAGATGGAACTTGTTAGGCAAATCCTAAAGGATGCAAAAGTATTAAGGACAATGAAAATCACTGCTGAAGGGCGTCCAGACTCAAAGACGAAGCGTCGTATTCACAAGGAGTTAGTGAAATTCCCAAAGAGCTCTCAAATTTGTCAAATTGCACTTGACTAA
- the LOC126715225 gene encoding putative FBD-associated F-box protein At5g56700: MKEQCRETKEKEESLSESEEERLDFISSVPDSILSYILSFLPTREAVLTSILSSRWRTVWTLVPTLDLDQGKLSETFVDQSSCTTLGDILSNLWMLRNTVPNSTPIQKLRIHWFTHCFPLHAHTWIRANILHGLQDLDLSISTPLELPRCLFFCTTLVLLKLKGQFLLNPVPSASTLPSLKTLLLQRVHYANPNSLSTLLAACPVLQDLTLTVFGSDLEHLDNNAAAAKFNIIVLVPTLETFLLHLQNLRYSHKIQINTPALKSFQFLGWLGEDVVLENLPNLVKLFLHAEKQICTSFKEYSNRVLDFMRPLYNVKFMEFNLKAAQLLNHASKIDDVPMFHNLSSLKFYGGLRCKLWNAVRPFLCRAPKLQTLAFELTNWPGYGFYAPVDCLEEPLDVPECLSSHLTTCYHKGFSGNDIEMQLVRQILKAARVLKTMNITVGSDLDSKAKLHIHEELLTFPRSSQTCQIVFD, encoded by the exons ATGAAGGAGCAGTGTAGAGAAacgaaagagaaagaggagagtCTCTCAGAGTCAGAGGAGGAGAGGCTTGACTTTATCAGCAGTGTACCAGACTCTATACTCTCCTATATCCTCTCTTTTCTCCCAACTCGAGAGGCCGTCCTCACAAGCATTTTGTCAAGCAGATGGAGGACTGTCTGGACTCTCGTCCCTACCCTCGACTTGGACCAGGGAAAGCTCTCCGAAACATTCGTAGATCAGAGCAGTTGTACTACTTTGGGGGACATACTCTCCAATCTGTGGATGCTTCGCAATACAGTTCCCAATTCCACGCCCATACAGAAGTTGCGTATCCATTGGTTCACCCACTGTTTTCCACTCCATGCCCACACTTGGATCCGCGCCAACATTCTGCACGGTTTGCAAGACCTCGATCTCTCTATATCTACTCCTTTGGAGTTGCCCCGTTGTCTCTTCTTTTGTACAACACTAGTTCTTCTCAAATTGAAGGGTCAGTTTCTCCTCAATCCTGTTCCTTCTGCTTCTACTCTCCCAAGTCTCAAGACTCTGCTGCTTCAACGTGTTCATTATGCAAACCCCAACTCTCTCTCCACGCTCCTCGCTGCCTGCCCGGTCCTCCAAGATTTGACCCTCACTGTGTTTGGTTCTGATTTGGAACATTTGGACAATAATGCAGCAGCAGCCAAGTTCAATATCATTGTACTCGTACCTACGCTGGAAACATTTCTTTTACATCTTCAGAATTTAAGGTACTCACACAAAATCCAAATAAACACCCCAGCTCTCAAGTCCTTTCAATTCCTAGGTTGGTTGGGTGAGGATGTTGTGTTGGAAAACCTCCCCAACTTGGTCAAATTGTTCCTTCATGCTGAGAAACAAATATGTACGAGTTTCAAAGAATATTCAAATAGGGTATTGGACTTCATGCGACCACTCTATAACGTTAAATTCATGGAATTTAACTTAAAAGCTGCACAG TTACTCAACCATGCTTCTAAAATTGATGATGTCCCCATGTTTCATAATTTGTCTTCCTTGAAGTTTTATGGTGGGCTGCGGTGTAAATTGTGGAATGCAGTTCGACCATTCCTTTGTCGGGCTCCAAAGCTACAAACACTTGCCTTTGAATTGACAAATTGGCCAGGCTATGGTTTTTACGCACCTGTTGATTGCTTGGAGGAGCCATTGGATGTTCCTGAATGTCTGTCATCACACCTTACAACCTGTTATCACAAAGGCTTTTCAGGGAATGACATTGAGATGCAACTTGTTAGACAGATTCTAAAGGCGGCTAGAGTGTTAAAGACAATGAATATCACTGTTGGAAGTGATCTTGACTCAAAGGCAAAGCTTCATATTCACGAGGAGTTATTGACGTTCCCAAGGAGCTCTCAAACTTGTCAAATTGTATTTGACTAA